Proteins from a genomic interval of Hemicordylus capensis ecotype Gifberg chromosome 14, rHemCap1.1.pri, whole genome shotgun sequence:
- the LOC128337500 gene encoding proline-rich protein 36-like, with protein MSQQEEAVKLPEDLERDQTGVPENPSPVPSAPAPTSPPPSLPPQPSTPLLLHTPTPGSPSLPLLPTPETAPPALSHPRLLEPPEDTGSTTADACPGPSTSRRALQEDLPQGPDAEASSFQPPRPIFTWSSSSASTEYLRLSATRSFSPSCLSLNPSASPPQGFHNVQGNLENLMALLKQQMEDHKSPPRSTRVPLAVPSRWPFCSSEGPNTAMTGRDSRAGLLNIAPPSCFWTTTPIIPS; from the exons gtcCCAACAGGAAGAAGCTGTCAA GCTCCCGGAAGATCTGGAGAGGGATCAGACTG GTGTTCCTGAGAACCCCAGCCCCGTTCCCTCTgctcctgcccccacctccccacccccctccctacCACCCCAGCCAAGCACCCCCTTACTcctccacacccccaccccaggctccccctccctcccccttctccccaccccagagacTGCGCCCCCAGCCCTCTCCCATCCCAGGCTGCTGGAGCCCCCAGAGGACACCGGATCCACCACGGCGGATGCCTGCCCAGGTCCCTCCACCAGCAGGAGGGCTCTGCAAGAGG ACCTCCCTCAAGGCCCCGATGCAGAGGCCTCGTCGTTCCAGCCTCCTCGCCCCATTTTCACGTGGTCCTCCTCCTCGGCCTCCACCGAATATCTCCGCCTCTCCGCCACCcgctccttctccccctcctgcctctccctgaATCCCTCCGCTTCCCCTCCTCAAGGTTTTCACAATGTGCAAGGGAATCTGGAGAACCTGATGGCGTTGCTGAAGCAGCAGATGGAGGACCATAAGTCTCCTCCGCGCAGCACCCGGGTGCCTCTTGCCGTTCCTTCCCGATGGCCGTTTTGCAGTTCTGAGGGCCCAAACACAGCGATGACAGGGAGagactctagagcaggcctgctcaacattgccccccccagctgtttttggactacaactcccataatccccagctag